One window of the Candidatus Chryseobacterium colombiense genome contains the following:
- the bioB gene encoding biotin synthase BioB has translation MNKKQLRNDWTKEEIEEIYNLPLLELIYKAATIHREWHNPEEVQMSTLLSIKTGGCPEDCSYCGQAARYHTNIKVQALLPTETVIEHAKKAKEGGSSRFCMAAAWREVRDNRDFDRVIDMVKGVNDLGMEVCCTLGMLTEDQAIRLQEAGLYAYNHNLDTSEQYYEEIISTRTFDNRINTINNVRKAGITVCSGGIIGLGETHKDRISMLLTLSTMPKHPESVPINALARVEGTPLQDNEKTNTWEMVRMIATARIVMPSSMVRLSAGRIEMTEFEQGWCFMAGANSIFTGERETLLVTPNPGVSEDMQMLQTLGLKPMKRQAEKAMDQFETWKANF, from the coding sequence ATGAATAAAAAGCAATTAAGAAACGACTGGACAAAAGAAGAAATAGAGGAAATTTATAATCTTCCACTTCTTGAACTCATATACAAAGCAGCCACTATTCATCGCGAATGGCATAATCCCGAAGAAGTACAAATGTCCACTTTATTATCGATAAAAACCGGAGGATGTCCTGAAGACTGTTCGTATTGCGGACAGGCAGCCCGTTATCACACCAATATCAAAGTTCAGGCACTGCTTCCCACAGAAACAGTAATTGAGCACGCTAAAAAAGCTAAAGAAGGAGGCTCATCCCGTTTCTGTATGGCTGCAGCATGGAGAGAAGTCCGTGACAACCGTGATTTTGATCGTGTAATTGATATGGTAAAAGGTGTCAATGATCTCGGAATGGAGGTTTGCTGTACCTTGGGAATGTTGACGGAAGATCAGGCCATTCGACTGCAGGAAGCTGGTCTATATGCTTACAACCATAATCTTGACACTTCCGAACAGTATTACGAAGAAATTATTTCCACAAGAACTTTTGATAACAGAATTAATACCATCAACAACGTAAGAAAAGCAGGAATTACTGTTTGCTCGGGAGGAATTATAGGATTGGGGGAAACTCATAAAGACAGAATTTCTATGCTATTGACTTTATCAACCATGCCCAAACATCCGGAATCTGTTCCTATCAATGCATTGGCCAGAGTAGAAGGAACTCCGCTTCAGGACAACGAGAAAACAAACACCTGGGAAATGGTAAGAATGATTGCTACGGCAAGAATCGTCATGCCTTCATCTATGGTTCGTCTAAGTGCCGGAAGAATTGAAATGACCGAATTTGAACAGGGGTGGTGTTTTATGGCAGGCGCCAATTCTATATTCACAGGAGAAAGAGAAACTTTATTGGTCACTCCTAATCCCGGAGTTTCTGAAGATATGCAAATGCTGCAGACATTAGGATTAAAACCAATGAAAAGACAAGCAGAAAAAGCTATGGATCAGTTTGAAACCTGGAAAGCCAATTTCTAA
- the bioA gene encoding adenosylmethionine--8-amino-7-oxononanoate transaminase, translating into MNLQERDKLVNWHPYTQMKTAEDAIPIIKGKGVYLFDDQGKQYIDAVSSWWVTLHGHAHPYIAQKVSEQLHTLEQVIFAGFTHEPAIRLSENLLKLLPENQEKVFYSDNGSTAVEVALKMCIQFAYNQGKEKTKILAFKDAYHGDTFGAMSVSGRSIWTKPFGDMLFDVVFIETPTSDNLESLRSLIKNIADEIACFIYEPLVQGAAGMLMHNPEDLSELMKFCKELNILMIQDEVFTGFGRTGKLFAADYLTEQPDIMCFSKGLTGGTMPMGITTSSNEIFNAFLSEDKYKTLFHGHSFTANPLACTAALASMELLLKEETWENIHSITKKHKEFSKTLQQHPQVENVRQTGTILAWDFKTEHGTSYFNTIGKFFYHEFLNKSIIMRPLGNVMYLVPPYCITSEELDYIYQSILEVLEMKP; encoded by the coding sequence ATGAATTTACAAGAACGCGATAAGCTTGTCAACTGGCATCCTTACACGCAAATGAAAACCGCAGAAGACGCAATCCCTATTATAAAAGGAAAAGGGGTTTATCTTTTTGATGATCAAGGAAAGCAATATATTGATGCCGTTTCTTCCTGGTGGGTAACCTTACATGGTCATGCTCATCCGTATATTGCTCAAAAAGTTTCGGAACAGCTACACACCTTAGAACAGGTAATTTTTGCAGGTTTTACACACGAACCCGCCATCCGGCTTTCGGAAAATTTATTAAAGCTTTTGCCCGAGAATCAGGAAAAAGTATTTTATTCCGATAATGGCTCAACCGCAGTAGAAGTTGCTTTAAAAATGTGTATTCAATTCGCATATAACCAAGGAAAAGAAAAGACAAAAATCTTAGCTTTTAAAGATGCTTATCATGGAGATACTTTCGGTGCCATGTCTGTAAGCGGAAGAAGTATCTGGACAAAACCTTTTGGAGATATGCTGTTTGATGTTGTATTTATTGAAACTCCAACCTCAGACAACCTGGAAAGCTTAAGGTCTCTGATCAAAAATATTGCTGATGAAATCGCGTGTTTCATTTATGAACCATTAGTTCAAGGTGCGGCAGGAATGCTGATGCACAATCCGGAAGATTTATCCGAATTAATGAAATTTTGTAAAGAGCTAAACATTTTAATGATTCAGGATGAAGTGTTCACAGGTTTTGGCAGAACAGGGAAATTATTTGCAGCCGATTACCTTACAGAGCAACCCGATATCATGTGTTTCTCAAAAGGATTAACAGGGGGAACAATGCCTATGGGAATTACGACTTCCTCTAATGAGATCTTCAACGCTTTTTTATCTGAAGACAAATACAAAACTCTGTTTCACGGGCATTCTTTTACGGCGAATCCATTAGCATGTACTGCTGCTTTAGCCAGCATGGAGCTTTTGTTGAAAGAAGAAACATGGGAAAATATTCATTCAATCACTAAAAAGCATAAAGAGTTTTCTAAAACTCTACAACAGCATCCACAAGTTGAAAATGTACGCCAGACAGGAACCATCTTAGCGTGGGATTTTAAGACAGAGCATGGAACTTCTTATTTTAATACGATCGGAAAGTTCTTTTATCATGAATTTCTGAATAAAAGCATTATTATGAGACCTTTAGGGAACGTAATGTACCTTGTTCCTCCTTATTGTATCACTTCTGAAGAACTGGACTATATTTATCAATCTATTCTGGAGGTTTTAGAAATGAAACCCTAA
- a CDS encoding Lrp/AsnC family transcriptional regulator, with amino-acid sequence MAAEIYIPDEKDLSILRILQKDAKLSIRDIAVRINLSPTPTHERIKRLEKLGIIKGYTAVIDRKKVEKGMMVICMVALNVHNKKTAGAFIDQVGKLKEVVEFYNISGEFDFMLKILAANMDDFHEFFVNKLSEIEGIGQTKSIFVMNSIKESYQII; translated from the coding sequence ATGGCTGCTGAAATATATATACCGGATGAGAAAGACCTGTCTATTTTACGAATTCTGCAGAAAGATGCAAAGCTGAGTATTCGTGATATTGCAGTAAGAATTAATTTGAGCCCTACTCCTACTCATGAACGCATAAAGCGGCTTGAAAAGTTGGGAATCATTAAAGGGTACACTGCTGTTATAGACCGAAAAAAAGTTGAGAAAGGCATGATGGTGATCTGTATGGTTGCTCTGAATGTTCATAATAAAAAAACAGCAGGAGCTTTCATTGATCAGGTGGGCAAACTAAAAGAAGTGGTAGAATTTTACAATATAAGCGGAGAGTTTGATTTTATGCTGAAAATCTTGGCGGCCAATATGGATGATTTTCATGAATTCTTCGTCAATAAGCTTTCCGAGATAGAAGGAATCGGACAGACGAAAAGCATCTTTGTGATGAACAGTATTAAAGAAAGCTATCAGATTATATAA
- a CDS encoding MFS transporter, giving the protein MQSRKNLILILASIGTFVEALDIAIINLTIPSIQSQFAISANTVQWLQTLYVLFFGGFLIIGGKLSDQLGRKKIFITGGTIFMLTSLGAGLSPNFQTLAIFRALQGLGAAFIMPSALSIVTHTFQKDQERNRALGIFSAFAAIGSGSGLSIGGIISTYLSWHWVFLINVPILFITIILSYKFLPSDLQNKNRESTDMVSGILLVLGLLLLTYGTHEFIHIQEKPVLILGSIILSFSLLGTFIYRLKNISNPLIDLKLFSHRSLVTSNLAFFSLGAFFISFLFLISLMLQKDMGYSAANSGLMLVPFSILSALIAKFILPAISKKLNSVQIGLLGWSFMLTGALCLIFAIYLDHPTVLVLTGAACISGIGMTLCFTSLSILGIRDAEPKQYGVASSLTSTSYFLGAGIGLSLMTLMTQFFTSDWTVSTLSLSILFTYGFIAILFLLFFIVKEYKTLRTSLNY; this is encoded by the coding sequence ATGCAGTCCAGAAAAAACCTTATTTTAATATTAGCATCGATCGGAACCTTTGTAGAAGCACTGGATATTGCGATTATCAATTTAACCATACCTTCTATTCAGTCACAGTTTGCAATCAGTGCGAATACCGTACAATGGCTGCAGACCTTATATGTTCTTTTTTTTGGAGGATTTTTAATTATTGGCGGAAAACTTTCCGATCAGCTTGGTCGTAAGAAAATTTTCATCACTGGAGGAACAATATTTATGTTAACTTCTTTAGGAGCAGGACTGTCACCTAATTTTCAAACTTTAGCTATTTTCAGAGCTCTTCAGGGACTGGGTGCTGCATTCATTATGCCTTCTGCATTATCTATTGTCACCCATACTTTTCAAAAAGATCAGGAGAGAAATCGTGCATTAGGTATCTTCAGCGCTTTCGCAGCTATCGGATCGGGAAGTGGCTTGTCAATTGGAGGAATTATCAGTACGTATCTGAGTTGGCACTGGGTATTTTTAATCAATGTACCTATACTTTTTATTACGATCATATTATCTTATAAATTTCTTCCTTCGGATCTGCAAAACAAGAATCGGGAATCTACGGATATGGTTTCGGGTATTCTCTTAGTTCTAGGATTATTACTATTGACTTACGGCACGCACGAATTCATTCACATTCAGGAAAAACCTGTTTTAATTTTGGGTTCTATTATTTTATCTTTCTCCTTATTAGGTACATTTATTTACCGTTTAAAAAATATTTCCAATCCGCTAATTGACCTTAAACTATTCTCTCACAGATCTCTGGTCACTTCTAATCTTGCTTTTTTTTCTCTGGGTGCTTTTTTCATCTCCTTTTTATTCCTCATTTCCCTGATGCTGCAAAAAGACATGGGATATAGCGCTGCCAATTCAGGACTTATGCTTGTTCCTTTTAGTATATTATCCGCTCTGATCGCCAAGTTTATTCTTCCCGCTATTTCAAAAAAACTGAATTCTGTACAAATCGGACTTTTAGGCTGGTCTTTTATGCTTACAGGAGCATTATGCTTAATTTTTGCTATTTACCTTGATCATCCAACGGTTTTGGTCTTAACCGGAGCGGCCTGTATTTCCGGAATAGGGATGACATTATGTTTTACAAGCTTATCCATACTGGGAATTCGTGATGCTGAACCAAAACAATACGGAGTTGCATCCAGCTTAACCAGTACCAGTTATTTTTTAGGAGCAGGAATCGGGTTATCACTGATGACATTAATGACTCAATTCTTTACTTCTGATTGGACAGTAAGCACTCTGTCTTTATCTATTCTTTTTACATATGGTTTTATCGCAATACTTTTCCTGTTATTCTTTATTGTAAAAGAGTATAAAACCTTACGGACTTCTCTCAATTATTAA
- a CDS encoding DUF3078 domain-containing protein, whose product MKKILLPLSISLGALISAQEKSEAPVIDTTKAWSIQGQNTLMLNQAAFSNWVGGGANNIGWLAGVNYNLTYEKEKDLWENIIILGYGQNNTKGVGTRKTQDVINLSTNYGREFAEHWYISAGASLQTQFAAGYEDGNNPEAPKISNFMAPGYLNMGAGVTYRPNDNFTMTLRPANARWTFVLDKDLQYAGTYGLKNDGDSSLFQFGFLGTAIYKVKIMENINLTNTGSVFSNYLDHPDRLVLSYSGVLNMKINKFISTNVTLDLLYDHNQIQKTQLKQTLGVGFAYNFDNGKKRSEKKDNQSWLKK is encoded by the coding sequence ATGAAAAAGATTTTATTACCACTTAGTATTTCTTTGGGAGCCCTCATATCAGCTCAGGAAAAGTCTGAAGCTCCGGTTATTGACACCACAAAAGCATGGAGTATACAAGGTCAGAATACATTAATGCTTAATCAGGCAGCTTTCTCAAATTGGGTAGGCGGTGGAGCTAACAATATTGGTTGGCTTGCCGGAGTCAATTACAATCTCACTTACGAAAAAGAAAAAGATCTTTGGGAAAATATTATCATTTTAGGCTATGGACAAAACAACACCAAAGGAGTAGGGACAAGAAAAACACAAGACGTTATCAATCTATCTACTAATTATGGTAGAGAATTCGCGGAACACTGGTATATTTCCGCAGGAGCGAGTTTACAGACTCAGTTTGCAGCAGGTTACGAAGACGGCAATAATCCTGAAGCTCCAAAAATATCCAACTTCATGGCACCTGGTTATCTAAATATGGGTGCAGGGGTTACCTACCGTCCAAACGATAATTTTACAATGACTTTAAGACCTGCTAATGCAAGATGGACCTTTGTATTAGATAAGGATTTACAATACGCAGGAACCTACGGCCTTAAAAATGATGGAGATTCTTCGTTATTTCAATTCGGTTTTCTAGGTACTGCTATATATAAGGTAAAAATCATGGAGAATATCAATCTGACCAATACAGGTTCCGTTTTTTCCAATTATCTCGACCATCCCGACAGATTAGTGCTTTCTTACAGTGGTGTTCTTAATATGAAGATCAATAAATTTATTTCTACGAATGTTACCTTAGATCTATTATATGATCATAACCAGATTCAGAAAACGCAGCTGAAACAGACATTGGGAGTTGGATTTGCATATAATTTTGACAACGGAAAAAAGAGATCCGAGAAAAAAGACAACCAATCCTGGCTAAAAAAATAA